The following nucleotide sequence is from Mangifera indica cultivar Alphonso chromosome 17, CATAS_Mindica_2.1, whole genome shotgun sequence.
CTGTATTTCCTGCATCCCCAAACATTTGAGCCATCTGTTCAGAACCAATATCTACTCCATTTTCATCCAACATCACAACCTACAATTACATGAAAAAGAATAGAACTTGTTACCAAAAACTGCATCTTTTAGAAGCAGAAAACAACCAAGTTTAGGACTATACCCAATCATCAGAGCTGATAAGGTTCGCAATTGCTGCGTCTTCATCCTCAACCTGAGTCCTGACATCACTACAATTCAATCGAAATAAATCAATagcaatttcaatttttgaattaaagaagCACAAAGAAAAGCGGGCTACCGTGCATTTTTTGGATTGGATCGAACTTGAACATCATCAACACTGCAATAGTGTTTGAGCTTCCCAAGATACTCATTCACTATTAACTGAACACCAGCTGACCTCTTTTTCCCAACCGTCAATATACGTATAGGCAATGCTCTCTGCTCAAAATTTATATCTAAATCAAGCGATAAAGAACCATACAAGTCAATCATAAACGCAACCAATGGAGGAAGATAGTTTACCACCGATTGGCCTGTGTATTTACATCCTTTACCTGAGAAATTTCACCATATTTCAAAAGTCAAAccaaagaaacaaaagattaaGCTTGATTTTTAATACTTCTACAGAGCGAAATTACCGGGAGATGGAATGGAGTTCTTGGCGCAAACAATTGGGCTGGAACAGAGAGAGTTTGTCACCATACGGAATCCGTTCGTCTATTATCAGTTATCCCTATTTTACTCGGTTTTACAGAAAATCACTATTAAAAACGGTGTCGTTTGACGCTGATATGAAATTTGGTTCTAGAACCTACTAGTCTCCGTCTGCGTCGTCCATACAATGAATTAATAATGCAAAATGGGGAAGCTTCAACAATCTTCCTCAGAAGATGTCGGAGTCGGCATACGAGAACGTCGTTAAAGGGAAGCTGAAGCTGAAGGGGAAGGCCCTTGATGTTAAGGGCGAAGGcattttcaagaagaaaaagaagcacAAGATCACAGGTTCgtcatacacatacatacattcaTAACCAAAATCTTACCTTGAATTGCTGATTTCagttttcaataattctaaaattttgatttcccTTTGGAGGTTTTTAGGTGGGAAAAGGATGGTTTCGTCAACAGATTATATTGATAGTGATGTAATTGAAACTGATAATAACTCTGTTGATGGGAAAGAACAGGTGGTATTTTGGATGACCGTCTCACACCATCAGAGAGGCGTTATCTGCAACACTGGGAGAAAATTGAGAGCCAGAGGTTGGCTAAACTGGCCACGAAATCGCACCGTGATCGGATTCAAGACTTCAATCAATATCTCGCTAATTTAACTGAGCATTATGACATTCCTAAAGTTGGCCCCGGctaaatttttcttcttcttttgcccGATATACATCTCTGTTGCTGTGATGGTTATTGTTACCATTTGTATTCAGGGTGATTTGGATTCTGTTGCTGAATTAGAAAAAGTGAAGCTTTGTTCAGTTCAACAGCAACCCTTTGCATTCTTCTATTGTTATGCATGAGTTCAGGTTTTGGATGTTGCTTCTATAGCTGTAAAATTATCTGTTTTGATTGACGAAGCTGGATAATTTAAGGGCCCAGGCAACTAGAAGCATATTTTTGCAATTGGAATTGTTTCTGATCGTATTATTTCAACATATTTTCTTCTGATTTTGATGTTAATATAGCGTAGGTTCTAGGCcatgaaaatggaaaaacaagCATCAAACTCTGCAAAAATTACTCCAATTTGTATTTCAAAGAAGCAGTTAGGATGAAATTATCGAATAAAGCAAGATGCATTAATTTCAACATTCCTGATGTAACGAGCACAACCGTGATGTAAACCATTTAACATGTTATGGAGACCTGATGTTGAAACAAGGAAAAAAGCCAAAtaagatgattttttttctgataaagATCCGACCTtggagagaatttgattgaaccAGACCATCAGGACCAGTTCTCAATTCTGGGTTTGAGATAGAAACAGCCTTCACACTTCTCAATGAATTACTTCGACATTTCTCACATGGAACTGAAACTGTTGAATGCAAGTTTGAGGATTTTGAAACAGAagcttttgatatttttggcTCAGAAACAGAAGATGGCAGCGGTATAGAAAAGTAACATGCCATTGAGATGGAGCAAACAAATGCATTGCTGAGGCACAAGTTAATGGATACTCATATAGCTGTCGATGCACCATCAGAATCGGGTTTGGTTAAtcggtaaaaaaaaattggatctgagTTTTAAGTCTACCCATTCAGATTTATAGCctgtttcattaaaatttttcagatttcagacCATTTTAGACTCGTTCTGTAACTGTAAAAACCGATAAAAACACTCTATATTCCCCTGCAATTTTGAAAAACTGACTACTACACCTTTATCCATATTGAATTTTCGTTCTCTGtcatattttcaaaacttaactcAATAATTTAATGGGCAATTTTTTATCCAATTCCATTTGAAGCCGAAATTCTGTTTAAGGAAATTGAATAATCACACCTCAAACTTACCCACTCCCATAGACCAGGCCTAGATCATACGAACAATCAGGCTTCAGATTTACTTGACCCGACCGACATCATAACTCACCGGATGACTTTGTGAAATGTTTGGATCCAACTGATTGACCGATGCCACGTCGGTGAAATCAGAACAAGTCCCACATGCAGTAAGACTGTCGATTAGAAATGATAGTTTTGGTCTGATTTTATACGTTTCGATTTGATCGGAAAGAAGAGTCTTCGATagcaataaaaaagaaaatagagatgtggattaaaaaagggaaattttaaaaaatgcccaaaaaaccctcccattaagcaaaaaatgcccaaaatcactattttcaagccaaaatgcccaaaatcactattcctaagcaaaaatgcctatgattttttttaaaataccaaaattatcctttcccttatttatataactcttctCACTCACTATTaagggttaaaataatttaagataaatatggggggtttttgaatattttacattataaagggaCTTTTTATTTCAAgctgccgtgggaaaattcGTCCTGCCGTGGGAAAATTCGTCCTGCCGTGGGAACTGCCGATCCATTCAGCAGtcaatttcggccaatttttggtcatttcgacctccgatttttacataaatcaaatctacacattgtataacataaaacctctcaatcaattcaacaaaaacaatcaaaaatccaaacattttaagcaatattcaaaacgtaaaccctaaaatttcaaacccaaaattctcaatcaaatctcaattatatcaacaataaattgctccaaacaagattacgggagatattcTAACCTTTTTTGCCATTTACGGTTGTCGAGAAgcttcaaaatcaacaaaaatgaccttcgccgtgggattaacgtgggaggaggaaaacttgtgaaatttcaaaaaaacccgacgtgggctaaggatttccccgacaccccaatgtgttaaaaaagccagtttacaacaccccccccccccccccaaacccaTTGTCCATTCAACTGCCGTGGGAAAATTCGTCCTGTCGTGGGAAactccgttcccacggcagactgccgatccattcggcagccaatttcggccaatttttggtcgtttcgacctccaattttcacataaatcaaatctacacattgtataacataaaacccctcaatcaattcaacaaaaacaaccaaaaatcgacacattttaagcattgttaaaactgtaaaccctaaaattttaaacccaaaattctcaatcaaatctcaataatatcaacaataacttgatccaaaaaagattacgggagatatactaaccttatttgccattttcggttgccggagcgaaagaaaatcgacgaaaatgacgtttgccgtgggattgccgtgggagatgggaagctttggaattttctatcgcttgtacagtgaaaatttgctgactttatatatgggggcagtttcgtcatttcacaaaatatgggcatttttgcttaaacctaaattttttagGCAATTTCGctttgacccctttaattttgtctatttttaataatttcccattaaaaaaattgttacaatTGAAGGTAGGCATACATATGTCCCTTCTCAATACTGTGCCGCCCTACCcttgtttttactattttatattaatatatttacttaaaatattaacataattttatagtttataaatttatttaagtttttattatacGTATTAAAatagttcaaatattatatttataatatttgaaatagtaaattgattttaattttattatttaatatatttatattatgttataataatataaaaagaaggtttttttttatgagtatagcaaagaatttttttttcataaaaataagaaGGAGATAGGGAAGGGATTTTTCTTTGTAATAAGAAGGAGGTAGggaagagatttttctttgtaatgagcaaaaggaaaatcatttttattttcataatggAAACGGGATTGATATTCCCTACGAACATGGAGACGGCCTGCCCGCaccgttgccatccctactgCCGATTCATACCTGTCACGTGCAGATTTTTGTTATGCAGATTGCATCCTTCCACTGGGTTTTGTTTTGCCCTTGTCCAATTGGGCTTAAGCCTAGCTCTGATGATTCTCAATGTCTGTGTCTGAAACATTGAGAAATAAGTAAATTACAGCATTACTTCATAAAGAATCTCTTTTCAAAAGTGCACCTTCACTTCAATTTCCACTGCCGAAAGTGACGCTGACTATGAAAAATACGGGAGGCCGATGGTACACAATGTACAAATTGTCTGTAGGACTACGGTTTTAAATACAGAATCTTCTTTCATACTAGCCGTAGACAACGTTTTGCTGAAGCTAGTGTGTTGTACGTTGAATCCAGGTCCACTCTAAACTTGAAGTCAAGCCTTGTActgttataataataataataataataatatcactCCTTTATTCCTCTAATCAGGattctaatttgaatttacATCATCTTTCCGGAAACTCTTGATCTCAGCTTAATCATCAGCTTCGTTTAGTCACAGGTACTGTTTCCTCTTCTGATTGAATCGTAAACGTCGATTGATTTGCCGGAAATGTATAGCCGATTACGTACTACCACTTGTTTTTGTAATCGTTTGATTTTGAAGTTATTTTAGAATACGAGTGGTAGTTTAGTTTGATTGTAGAATAAATTTGGATTTGGCTCGTATTTAGTTCAAATTTCCTTCGACATAATCAgtgatttatttgttaattttttaaacgtTTCAGATTCTTTCGCTGTTGGTGATGGTGATAGAAGTTGGTCGCTGTTAAACTTGCTAGTGGTATAGTGTTCTTTCTTCTCGCTTTTCACGGTAGAGTGTACTTGGTAGTAAGCTTGAGAGATGTGTTTTGATTGCGGTGCTAATTAGCGTAAATGAAGACAACTCCTGCATGGCCTTGACCACAAGAGATCTTCTAGCCATGTCTGGATCCCGGCAGCAACGAGCGCATTTGAAGAGGCCAATTtggattattttctttgtttcattGGTTGTTCTTTTTCTGATTGGGGCCTATGTTGTTTTCCCATCGAGAAGCTTCACGGCTTgctatttcttttcttctaagGATTGTACTATGTTCGATCAACCTCCATCTCCTC
It contains:
- the LOC123200340 gene encoding uncharacterized protein LOC123200340 isoform X1, yielding MSESAYENVVKGKLKLKGKALDVKGEGIFKKKKKHKITGGKRMVSSTDYIDSDVIETDNNSVDGKEQVVFWMTVSHHQRGVICNTGRKLRARGWLNWPRNRTVIGFKTSINISLI
- the LOC123200339 gene encoding putative RNA methyltransferase At5g10620; this translates as MVTNSLCSSPIVCAKNSIPSPGKGCKYTGQSVRALPIRILTVGKKRSAGVQLIVNEYLGKLKHYCSVDDVQVRSNPKNARDVRTQVEDEDAAIANLISSDDWVVMLDENGVDIGSEQMAQMFGDAGNTGASRLAFCIGGPYGHGPKLRKRADISIKLSTMVLNHQIALVILVEQLYRSWTILKGQKYHH
- the LOC123200340 gene encoding protein FAM32A-like isoform X2, whose protein sequence is MSESAYENVVKGKLKLKGKALDVKGEGIFKKKKKHKITGGILDDRLTPSERRYLQHWEKIESQRLAKLATKSHRDRIQDFNQYLANLTEHYDIPKVGPG